GCCTGTTTTATCGGTTGGATAGCCGCGCATTACTGCACTTCACGTTAGTTCTAGTCTCAGCTTTTTGTCCCTCAAACTTGTAACGGCTAAAATGAGCATTTCGCGGGTAACTTCAGATTAGTTATTATTAGCGCAGATTTAAAACCAATCACAACTTACTCGACTCCGCGGgagaaaaataattatataatcgGATTTTATCgcccatttttcatcatttcttgtgCGGGTTTGAATTCAAGGGAGAAATTATAGATTTTGAAGCTTATATAATGAAGAGAGCAGCGGAGAAGGAAAGATCAGAGATTCGGGGACCAAAACGGTAAGTTAGTTTTTATACTAAGCTGGAAATTAATTGCTTCTTTCAAGCTTGGGCAGAACATGAGATTTCTGACTATTTCTTGTCGTTTGTGCTGCGTTAATTTCAGTTGTAGGTTCGCCGAAGGTTATGAAGAGATGCCTTTGCCAACAGAGATAGACGCACAATCATATCTGATTTCAGTAAAAGAGCATTTCAAAGATGATATGGGAAAATTCGCAGAGTTTATTCAAATCCTCGATGATTTTAGGTCAAAGACGTATGTAATCCTTGCAAATCTTTACTTAGGGCTTCCGAATTTCTAATTGATAATGTATTTTACGCTCTTTGAACCGGCATTTTTGGTTAATTTGCAGATGTGATGCGATCAAGGTTATTGCCAGATTGAAACAGCTCGTTAAGAGCCATGAACTTCTTTTAGGTTTCAATAAATTTCTCCCAAAAGGCTTCGAAATCTTGCTCCCTTCCGAAGATTTTCTACGAGACGGACACAAGGATCAACATCACAAATCAAGGGCTATGTTGGGTAGCAATGCTTTGCCAGCTTCAAACAATGAGAAAATCACATACAAACCCAAATCAGAGATGGACCTTTCTCATTTGGAACAGTGTACTCCTAGATACCGTTTGATACCACAGAATGTAAGGAAAATCTCTCTTATTTTAATGGAAGAATCAATGTCTGGTGGGATTCATAAGCAAAGTTTAAACATGCATTATTACAATCCATCTGCATGAACTGCCGCTATTTTTTGCATACAATTATAAATCTTCAGTTGCAGTCTAAGCCACTATTTTGCATTCGAAATTCTTATTGTAAATACAATTCCTTTGTGCACTTCTTCTGAAGCTATCTACTGACCTCCCTAGATCTTGTTTCTTTTTTAGTTTATTTCATAATGTAGAGATGTATGATTgttttttctatttaaaatttgGCTGAAGAATCAACATTAATTTCATTATGTTGCAGTTCCTGAAACCCGTTGCCAGCTGTTCAACTGATCTTGACGCAGAGGTATTGAATGATATTTGTGTATCAGTAGCATCTGGTACAGAGGATTACCGAAGAAAAAGGCAATTTAACACTTATGAGCAGGCTATTCTCAATTGTGAGGATGACAGGTACCACATATATTGAAGTTAATCTTCTAGTTACATATAGGAGTACTTTTTAAGGATTGTCAATTTGTAATTATTCGGTGGAAAATCATGAGTTTTCTGGAGTACTAATAAACTAACCAAGCATACTACATACAGAGAGCGAGAGCTTATCATTTGGTGTTAGGTGCTCCCTATCACTGAAGATAGTATACAGGTGTATTATTTTGTATTTAACATtgtcaaattttgaatttccagaTTTGAGTTGGACATGCtcataaaaaatttagaagctGCAATTGAGCGTGTACATGAGTTACTGGAAAAGCAACATGCTCATTTCAGAATTGAAGACCACCTGACAGGTAGCTTCTTTTTAAGAGTTTCTGTAATTATAGTCACAAGTTGGATATTTAGTTTGGTTGGTTGTAAATGTGACGAGTAATTTGTCAACATTTGGCCATTGCAGCTATGAATTTAAGGTGCATTGAGCTCATTTATGGAAATTGCGGGCTTCGTATAATAGATCTGCTGCTTGAAAAGCCAGATCGCTGTTTACCAGTAATTGTAAAACGTCTTCAACAGAAGCACGACGAATGGGTCGATTGTCGGACCAGATTCAACAAAGGCTGGGCAGATGTTTATACAAAGTACTATCAGAGATCTCTTGACCACCATAGCTCCCGCTTTAACCAAAGAGATGCAAAATGTTTGAGCCACTTGGAAAATATTATGGAGGATTGTTGTATATAATATTAATTTCTGACTTGTGAAAACAAGATTGAGGTTTTACTCAATCGCTATGTGCTTCTTGTTGGAATATTTaatctctcatttggcatgagaagaaatgtaataaaatattaatttctgACTTGTGAAAATATAATTGTGTTTTTTCTCAACCTATATGCTTCTTGTTGGAATATTTAatttctctcatttggcatgagaagaATTGTATGCacagtaatattttttttttttttttattctttattttaatATGAAGCTAAAAATAAAATTagattatatatattaaatttgtcATAACCTTCTAGAATTTTAAAATCTGTTGTCCCTTAAAGTCTTCTATATTTACTGAGGTAATTTTAAAATTTGTTGTTTGTTAAAGGCCTCTATTCATTGAAGGGATTGTAATGCATTCCTCATTTCTGATAATTTGATCAATCAATCCTTGATCATATGAGCAAAAACTTCTTATAGCGTCTGATATTGAATAAAAGAATCTGTATCTCTTTATTGCTGTAGCAATTTCTGTATTTTCTGCTTTCTTCACTTCTACAGGAATAGCAGTGAAACATTGCTAGCTGATGTCAGTAAACCGTTTTGACTACTTAGTATTTGGTGTAACTAGTTGCTTGATTAGTTGGATTCAGTGGGTGAATTCTATAGTATTTTTTCTATGTGTCGTCCAATATTTTTGCATCTAATTAGTATTAGAATTgtatttataataatttaataccttcaattgatatcagagcataGAAAAAGACGAGATTATTATGTTTACAGAGTTGTTTTATAAGAGAAGAATAATAAGATCGCAATCACTCTTTTTCTTTAAAGGATCGCTGTTTTGAAGGAAGGTAATTGTATTTGTCCAGTCAAAAGAAAAGTTGTTGTTCCAAATAAAAGGAGGAAAGGAGACGGCTCTGAAGGTAAGTTTTATTGTTGTTTGTTCTTCACATTTCTATGTGAGACAGCAAGAGGAAAGATAATTTTTTCTTATGTTGTGGGCTGTAAGCTTTTTTTCAAATCATAACATAACGGCATTAAATCtaaagataaatatttgttgatttttttttaaaaataaaaattttggtttattttttttatttttttttaaagtgtcatatatttaaACAGATGAAGATATTTTTTTGTTGATTGACAATAGCCGTTATgttgtttttttgtatttatttgagaTAACAAATATTGCATGACATCAAAACTATTGATTCCTATTTTAATGGGACACATTTTGTTTATTGGGTCGAACGAATTTTGCTTATTGCAATCCAAGAATGCAAAATTTGTTGAAATCTAAAGATTTAGGGCATATTATTAGTAATGGATATGAAGAACCTAAAAAATATTAATGCATTAACTCTAGAAAAATTCACAAAAAGACAATGAAGCTTTATTTCTAATTCAAGGTGCACTATGTCAATCAATTTTTCCTCAAATAAGTGATGTTGTACACATTCTAAAGAGGCATTGACTATTCTTGTAAATGCATATCAAAGTGTTCATATAGCTAAGTTACAAACACTGtggaaaaattttgaaaatgttcaaATGGGTCAAAATGAATCAAATAACGAATTTCCAACAAAAGTTGAAGGGATGATAAATCAGATAATCAACATGTGACACTACTACACAGAGTGAGGGTTTAAGACAAAAATTGAGTAAATTGTCTTGACTTGAGACAAATAAAtcttaaggagagatgtttgaaagcCATTCTTGCCCCCCAAAAAAGAGGTAAGATGAGGTACAAAAATAGGCTATTATATTTCGATAGGTAAGCTACTAGTGTCACGTAATGAGGAGCATCATGCTAGAAactaatgttatttaaatatatgatatattGGATGAAGAAATGATCTACAATCAATGAAAATAAAATCATACATAAGATGATAAGCATCAGAATGTCTTGATCAACATAATAGTCTCTAAAAGAATAATAGGCCTCTATGTCATGTTCCACTTTCACACAAACTTTCATATACATAAAAGAAACCTTAGGAAAGGGAAAAACATAACTCATTAGGGCCTCATTTCTATAAGTGAGGGTATTGGAATGAATAGAAGCTAAAGCCTCACAAATGGGATTGTCAGTCTTAATAACCACTAGGAAAGCCTCATAAAGGGACTTGTCAATCATCACCATTTCCTTATGAGTGTTGAGAGCTGAAGAGGATGATATAATTGAAATAAGGTCATCAAGGGTTTCATTTAACATAGCAcagtcatcactactaaatatggaattcacattgagagatggtattgtagatggttcAGTGGGTTTTGAACTATTATATCCAAGTCTGAATGAGGTTTTACGTATCTTATTTTTtaaaggaactctaatcccttgtccacttgtgccacaaccatttccattataactacttttagctaaaatgtgaaaactcaTACCATAAAGGGATTCCATATCGGAAAGAGATGGCATGGTCTCATAGGTCTCAATGTCATAGTtagatgaactagaagaatattttgaagaataCATTGAATTAGAAGAAGCCACAAAATTTTTACTAAGTTGTTTAGGCAAAGTTGATCGTTTATTAGGTTCCACCATATCATCACTATTTTTAGTCTTAGGCCCTATTGGGGTGATTTTATATTCTACTATAAAGGTAGGTGTAAAATCTAAGCacccccaatcatcatctaagagtaCCTCTTCGGATGAAGAAGTGTATTTAGGAGGAGATGACGTTTAAACTTGAGTAGTAGAAGAATTAGAAAAATGTGAAGAAGATCTAGAATCAGATGAATTTTGCAAACAAACTTGTAATTTAGTATCAGTGTGCAAAGTATACATCttgttgttataaataaatttgacttgACGATGAAGAGTGGAAGGGACAGATTGCATACGATGAATCTAAGGTCTCCCTAGAACAAGGTTGTAAGTAAGCTTCTCAAGCATAATTTGAATAGGTGTAGCTAAAATAGCAAGTCCTATCTTAATGGGAAAGGTTACTGTACCTAAGGATGACCTATCAGCATTGTCAAAGCCATGAATAGAAAGAGATTCAAGTTGAATAAGAGAAGTGTCCACAATAATATTATCCAACAgatcaatgctacaaacattaaggccaaatacATTGTCCACTAAGGTTCGTCTTATAGAATTACCATTAATAGGGACAACTATCATACAAGGATCATAATGATTTTGAATATCCTTAGAAGGTAACCCATCTTGagagaacacaatttgagctttaggtaaCTCATCTTGAAATTGTAATtgaaaagatgtaaattgaatgacAAACCTAGGGTAagaaggtaaatgcatgaaataacaAGGTGGACTAATTATGCTAACTGATAATGAAACAAAATCTTTGTGCAATAGGTAAAAAAATGGGAGGATAATCTGATTGTGTGCCTATAATTGAAATTTGTAACCAAACTGATAGGACCAGGGTGCTCAAACCAGAGCGCCTAGTGCCATTGTTTAAAAATATAGATTTTGAGATAATCCAAGAGACACCTATCAAATTTGAACCTATTCTAGGAGGACCGGAGAACCTTGGTCCAGACACTTTCTATTGAAATTTGGTTGGATGCTCTATTTTTGGGTCATGATGTTGTTCTCATCTTCTTGGCTCCATTGGGTACCTGTAGTTGtacacaagaggaaagaaagggttgtggataggggtttgccttaggtcaaacatcgggtttggaattaaacctaattgaaataaaaattaaattgtaaCTAAATTGGAAAATATTACATTTTGAGGGAACAAATGAAATAATTGAAAGTAGATGATTGTACCTCCAAtagatgatgcaatgctcttaggataattccttcatgtgttgattaaataacatgaaaaatcacataaaatttatcatgaaattataattgaaacataatatgaagatgccttgatgtatttTTGCTCCTCCTTGACTCAGATTTGCTCTTGAGGAAGAATAATTGCTCTTGAGTTGATGATAACATTAGCATAAGGTGTAAttgttgaaaatgaattgagaaggatgccttatataaggatttcataattaaaatcaccattatgctgacttagaattgatatatttttgcacagagctagatttgaatagggtATGACCACCTTAATATTCTCTTGAAATTCAGGGAAAATGTTCAGGACCAAGTAGTATACTACCTGCTCCTATCAGCTTTTTTCCAATGTTCTAGGGATGTGAGATAGCATGATTCTAATCCTAAATCGATCTTGGTGTCTCAAAAAAAAATGTGTAGATATGCTAAAATCTGCCTTGAAGATTGAAAATAGGGCAAGATTAGGATTAAATTGGGATTAAAAGAATAAAGGGCATGCCTATAATTAAGGgctcaaataagagtgtgatgatgtaataaattcAAAGAATAAGACCCTTAATATTAATTTAagtcaataaaggtcctataatgcatagaggaaagggaagtactaaaataggtgctaggaaaGTGTGAAATTGAACatactaataaaggtgtacaatttgcgACCCCACATTTGGCCCCTACTTTATCAGAGTATGATCTCATGAGCATGCTCCTTAATAAGTAACTTTCAAGCATAAACAAAAGTAAACATCATTAGAACTAAAAGtttcaagtcaactagttgaagaggccTCGATAATCAAAATGCCTCAACCTCTAATATCATTATCCGCATGTTATTGCAAGAGAACAAGTGGACTTGTAGAAAGAACAAAAATGTACACCAATTTAAAGAACaatgaaccatgatccaacactGGCAAAATGTGTCatgctatgggttcatgggagagaaagaaggaacatggattccacaggccagcaagttgtgttatgttaggtgatcCATGGTGGGGAGGAGAGGcagaatagtctagctatgttttgctaATTCCACTCACCTTACTACATATGTCACTATCCGGTTTTAGAAGTTAAGCATCCCGTATAAGAcattgttttgtttggttttgagcatgcaacaacctgtataGGACATGAAATAAAAATAGTATAAAACTTTTTTTTCTCTGGTTTAGAGCATGTCTACCCTATATAAGACATATTAAAAGGTTGTGTCTAGtttcaggcatgaagcatctcgtataagacttcGTTTTGTCTTGTTTCAAGAATGAACGCCTCACATAAGACATGCCAAATATAGAGCAAAAGTATAATATAAAAGGGGTGATATGTATGGCCCcacttaatatgtcaacatagtcatatgttgatgtcttaaggaatctagaAACAAGGTTACACGCCTTCAACATAAAGGAGACCTCCTTTCGCCAACAATGTAGTGATttctttagtggctaatattcgccaattggctattttttaaaatttggaaatcaaaatttggctaatagttcaagttttaaggtaacctaaatcaccacattttttacaaaattttatttcagtcttatttaaatcgccagataatttattttattaaattttttaactcaaagattcgccCAAATATTCGATACATGGTTGGATCAGATTCGCCAAAATTTTATTAGTTATtgtaaaagattaaattaatttgtcaataatacatcataattattagttactttagggttctaccagcaatatttagttgccaccactgattcaaaatataatctaatgaccatcattgcattccatgaggtaaactatacctacaagttgtaatgctcatgagagttgagtttcttttcaattgttggcctcaatggaaatcaatggtataaaaacaattttgggacccatgagtattacaaattttaagtacattttatctgACGAAATACAAAGATGGCTATTAGATTAATCTAAATTAATGCTAGTAACTAAATAAACTAGTGTTTGCTCTCCACCTTAAGTATCAAgcacataaggggaatgcacatggattcaagcacactacctagagctcactgttcaaattacaataagggttgcaaccctagaaggctcactaccttacaaaatgattacaaatataattggaatgtctaaacaGATAAACAACAcctacaaatgccaaaatacagCTTCAGTTAAGCATAAAGTACACAATATTACATTTCTATGCTATACTGCATTGTTTTGTTGTAATCTGAAGCACAAATCCTTtacttgtgcacatgaaactatgcacaatctctTACAAATACTTAACACACAATCATCGATATCCAAAATGATAATAGCAATCGCTCTTATATATCGACAACATCAAATTAGGCCATCTACATgttggcccaaaaatgcataacacacaaatgaaacgtgttctccaagtcggctcaatccgaactccaatgcatatgcggacgaaaaagaattgtccacatgtTATCCATATGTCAGAAAATAATCCTCAAACACAATTACAACCACCAAGATTAATCCGCATAATGAATATCCACATGTTACTGTTGATGAACATTGTTCTAACCAAAAACATGTAAATCGAATCTTTTATCTTACTCAAGAATCTTCACCAGAGGCCACAAAATtggaataaggtagattacacatccataatgcttctctgagatccacaacacaaaacaTTCAACCAAAATGAACCGCTAATCAAAATACTACACACTCTATTGGATGTCTCGTTCTATCTCACCGGACCTCACCAAAGCTCAATCACACTTCCGATATGAACAAATCATGAACTGTGAATGGAATAtttgacatcatttgtgttacccTCCTCATTCTCCTGAGGCATTTATGTTctcatgttatttaaaaataaggaGTGTATATTTAGTCCGGGTTTGTGTGATTTTTGGTTTTTGTCTTATTAAATTTTATCTTGAACTGAGCCTCTCAATTGAACCTCatctaagttcaaggttcaagttcaagtggaGCATGTTGTATCGCGGATttgtttttaaaaagaaaatttaatggTCTTAGTGTCAATTGTTATTGAACTTGAATTATTGAACATTTTCAAacgttcaagttcaaagttgagaaAGTCAAGTCTTGCCTGAGTCCCGTCCTTGTAACGCATAAGCTGCGGCATTTTGTTCTCTTTGTCTTAGTTTGTCCTTGTTATGTTCTTTTGAACTTGAACATTTGAACTACTTCTCagagggttcaaagttcaaagttcaaggattGAATAGCATTGGACATAAAAGTAGCGGACATAAAAATCACGAAGCATCACCATGGAGGGAGTATTCTAGATTTAAAAGGGTGAACTTCGAGGGAATGAGTCGAAAAGAAGATCCTACTTGAGAATAATTATTTCAGGGAAGGATGTGGAGGGAAAAGACttgcaattaatgaattgtcaGAATTAAGTCTTTTCAGAATAATTTGGCATGGATAAGCatgcagttacaatcatatcaAATCCTGTGACCGATTTTTAAGCCTGTTCTCaagttttgttttatttaaaaaataaaaaataaatacttgccttcttcatttgcctAATTTGGTAAGTAAGGTATTTGCACAGGCGATATTTTTTGTTCTTGTCTCTTTGGATTTCG
This window of the Cryptomeria japonica unplaced genomic scaffold, Sugi_1.0 HiC_scaffold_282, whole genome shotgun sequence genome carries:
- the LOC131870086 gene encoding paired amphipathic helix protein Sin3-like 4, translated to MKRAAEKERSEIRGPKRCRFAEGYEEMPLPTEIDAQSYLISVKEHFKDDMGKFAEFIQILDDFRSKTCDAIKVIARLKQLVKSHELLLGFNKFLPKGFEILLPSEDFLRDGHKDQHHKSRAMLGSNALPASNNEKITYKPKSEMDLSHLEQCTPRYRLIPQNFLKPVASCSTDLDAEVLNDICVSVASGTEDYRRKRQFNTYEQAILNCEDDRFELDMLIKNLEAAIERVHELLEKQHAHFRIEDHLTAMNLRCIELIYGNCGLRIIDLLLEKPDRCLPVIVKRLQQKHDEWVDCRTRFNKGWADVYTKYYQRSLDHHSSRFNQRDAKCLSHLENIMEDCCI